The sequence TGATGCCGCCTTCCACCTGCCACACCCCATAGCGATGCCGGCTGGTCCGGACCTCGGCATCCAGATACTTCTTGGCGTTGCAGCCACCCAGGTACTGCCGGTAAGCAAAGGCCTGGCCGTCTTCCACCATCACCAGATTGAGGTTGATGTCACTGATCACCTCGGCCACCGTGCGGCCGTAGCGGTCGGTGGTCTTGACCTCGAGGGTCACCTCACGGCCGATCGGCAGCCGTTGCTGTAGGTAGCGCCGGGCCTGCTGGCCCCACGGACTCTGGGCCGTCTCGGGGGCATCGATGCAGGCGAGCCGCACGGTCAGAGCCCGGCCGGCTTGGCGCACACGAATCGTGTCGCCGTCGCCGATGGAAAGCACGGTGGCCCTGACGCTTTGGCCCTGGACCTCAGCCGGCCAGACCACGGACGCCCAGAGCGCGACACCCAGCAGAAACCACCTGACCATCGCCGGAGTTTGCACCGGCGCCGTTTCCATGCAGCTCCTGCATCGCCTGGGTGGACAGGGGTGATTCACGCCAATCTGGGGCTCTGTCTATGTCTGCGATGGGCCGCACTCCCCTGCTGATCGCCCTTGCTGTCGCGGCTCTTGCAGCCGGCAGCGGTCTGGCCCAGCAACCGGTGAGGCCCCTCCCGAAAGTGGGAGGGTGCCCATTGGGCTACTACAGC is a genomic window of Cyanobium sp. Tous-M-B4 containing:
- a CDS encoding thermonuclease family protein, yielding MVWPAEVQGQSVRATVLSIGDGDTIRVRQAGRALTVRLACIDAPETAQSPWGQQARRYLQQRLPIGREVTLEVKTTDRYGRTVAEVISDINLNLVMVEDGQAFAYRQYLGGCNAKKYLDAEVRTSRHRYGVWQVEGGITRPWDFRRSPRGRSISDGTTPGGRRYRCSEIGSYDRAQELLRQGHSYLDGNGDGEACDSLR